The following are from one region of the Leucobacter sp. Psy1 genome:
- a CDS encoding TerC family protein, with product MEINGWTWAITIAVIIGLLLFDYFAHVRKAHTPHIREAAIWSAIYVGLALVFGLVFFLFGDTQHAIEYYSGYITEKALSVDNLFVFLVIMSSFQVPRDYQQKVLLFGITFALISRTAFILVGAAIIEAWSDVFYLFGIALLLIAGQQLKGELTGDKDGKDEADNIMVRGAKRFLPASDEYNGDRLTVMKNGKRLITPMLLVMVAIGATDLLFAFDSIPAIFGLTQDPYIVFTATAFSLMGLRQLYFLIDGLLDRLVYLSYGLAAILGFIGVKLILHALHENNLFFVNGGENVPVSEIPTEISLLVIVCILIITVLASLASPKGRALRALQNAERFAHRYTELSDEATEAERRDAAQLMDDWTRRAESVPQKYRDDLIEHKDRYSRIIRTAHESRLQAANAAGVEAPVSQEIVDQDGPTI from the coding sequence TTGGAGATCAACGGCTGGACTTGGGCCATCACCATCGCGGTGATCATCGGCCTACTGCTGTTCGACTATTTCGCGCACGTCCGGAAGGCGCACACGCCGCATATTCGCGAGGCGGCCATCTGGTCGGCCATCTACGTGGGCCTCGCGCTCGTGTTCGGTCTTGTCTTCTTCCTGTTCGGCGACACCCAGCACGCCATCGAGTACTACTCCGGGTACATCACGGAGAAGGCGCTCAGCGTGGACAACCTCTTCGTGTTCCTCGTGATCATGTCGTCGTTCCAGGTGCCGCGCGATTACCAGCAGAAGGTTCTACTCTTCGGCATCACCTTCGCGCTCATCTCGCGCACGGCGTTCATCCTCGTGGGTGCGGCCATCATCGAGGCCTGGTCAGATGTCTTCTACCTCTTCGGCATCGCGCTCCTGCTCATCGCCGGTCAGCAGCTCAAGGGTGAGCTGACGGGCGATAAGGACGGGAAGGACGAGGCGGACAACATCATGGTCCGCGGCGCCAAGCGCTTCCTGCCAGCCTCGGACGAGTACAACGGCGACCGCCTGACCGTCATGAAGAACGGCAAGCGCCTCATCACACCGATGCTGCTCGTCATGGTCGCCATCGGCGCGACCGACCTGCTGTTCGCGTTCGACTCGATCCCCGCGATCTTCGGTCTGACGCAGGACCCCTACATCGTCTTCACGGCGACGGCGTTCTCGCTCATGGGACTCCGTCAGCTCTACTTCCTCATCGACGGACTGCTCGACCGCCTCGTGTACCTCTCCTACGGTCTCGCGGCGATCCTCGGCTTCATCGGCGTCAAGCTGATCCTCCACGCGCTGCACGAGAACAACCTGTTCTTCGTGAACGGCGGCGAGAACGTTCCGGTCAGCGAGATCCCGACCGAGATTTCGCTGCTCGTCATCGTCTGCATCCTCATCATCACGGTGCTCGCGTCCCTCGCCAGCCCGAAGGGACGCGCACTCCGCGCACTGCAGAACGCTGAGCGGTTCGCGCACCGGTACACCGAGCTCAGCGATGAGGCGACCGAGGCGGAGCGTCGCGACGCCGCTCAGCTCATGGACGACTGGACTCGCCGGGCCGAGTCGGTCCCCCAGAAGTACCGCGACGATCTCATCGAGCACAAGGATCGCTACTCGCGCATCATCCGAACCGCTCACGAGTCGCGCCTGCAGGCAGCCAACGCCGCTGGTGTCGAGGCACCCGTCTCCCAGGAGATCGTGGACCAGGACGGCCCGACGATCTAG
- a CDS encoding PspA/IM30 family protein has protein sequence MTKQSIFGRISALVRANVNAAIDAAEDPQKMIDQLVRDYSASIADAEAAIAETIGNLRLLERDYAEDVDTANEWGRKAVAASRKADEMRAGGNAADADKFDNLAKVALQRQISAENEAKEAAPTIATQTEVVDRLKAGLQGMKEKLEQLKAKRNELVARAKVAEAQNRVADAVKSVDFLDPNSELGRFEDKIRRQEALAQGKQELAASSLDQQFMELENLGEVTEVEARLAALKSGTTQQAIDR, from the coding sequence ATGACGAAGCAGTCCATCTTCGGCCGCATCTCCGCCCTGGTGCGCGCCAACGTCAATGCCGCGATCGATGCTGCGGAGGACCCGCAGAAGATGATCGATCAACTCGTCCGCGACTACAGCGCCAGCATCGCGGACGCCGAGGCCGCCATCGCCGAGACGATCGGCAACCTGCGGCTCCTGGAGCGCGACTACGCCGAGGACGTGGACACCGCGAACGAGTGGGGGCGCAAGGCCGTCGCCGCGAGCCGGAAGGCCGACGAGATGCGCGCGGGCGGCAACGCTGCAGACGCCGACAAGTTCGACAACCTCGCGAAGGTTGCGCTGCAGCGGCAGATCAGTGCGGAGAACGAGGCCAAGGAGGCTGCTCCGACGATCGCGACTCAGACGGAGGTCGTCGATCGGCTGAAGGCCGGTCTGCAGGGGATGAAGGAGAAGCTCGAGCAGCTGAAGGCGAAGCGGAACGAGCTCGTCGCCCGTGCGAAGGTTGCGGAGGCGCAGAACCGGGTCGCCGACGCCGTGAAATCGGTCGACTTCCTGGATCCGAACAGCGAGCTCGGCCGGTTCGAGGACAAGATCCGTCGCCAGGAGGCGCTGGCGCAGGGCAAGCAGGAGCTCGCCGCATCGAGCCTCGACCAGCAGTTCATGGAGCTCGAGAACCTGGGTGAGGTCACTGAGGTCGAGGCGCGGCTCGCAGCGCTCAAGAGCGGGACGACTCAGCAGGCCATCGACCGGTGA
- a CDS encoding DUF418 domain-containing protein codes for MAAQRSNAPDLARGVMLLLIAIANVSFYLWGHDAPMTSAHPLDGTALDRALAAIAIVLVDARIYPMFAFLFGYGIVQFSRSRYERGVSEPAIRGMLFRRHWWLIAFGFVHALLLFAGDILGTYGIAGLILTAIFFSRSDTVLRITIWVILGVLAVGAVLMLGTAILVTALLPDPTAFTLEDDIMVSNADFMNGIASYGIAMLVRVGVWVVSAPGAVFGLTIPAAILLGMLAGRHAWLETFSSRITLGTVALWGIVIGALGGLLPALGYLGAVPFLEGSEWGTMGIAQVTGIAGGVGYAALFGLIGQRLPTPMTGIPRAIAAVGKRSLSCYLFQSLIFAPLLAAWGFGLGAQINTTAAFGIAFGVWLVSVVLASLLERRGARGPAEVLLRRLTAGKRGPAPAEPAERPVG; via the coding sequence ATGGCTGCTCAGCGATCCAATGCTCCCGACCTCGCGCGCGGCGTCATGCTCCTGCTCATCGCCATCGCCAACGTCTCCTTCTATCTCTGGGGGCACGACGCTCCGATGACGTCGGCGCACCCTCTCGACGGGACCGCGCTCGACCGGGCTCTGGCCGCGATCGCGATCGTCCTGGTGGATGCCAGGATCTACCCCATGTTCGCGTTCCTCTTCGGATACGGGATCGTGCAATTCTCCCGATCGCGCTATGAGCGCGGGGTCTCGGAACCGGCGATCCGGGGCATGCTCTTCCGGCGGCACTGGTGGCTCATCGCGTTCGGCTTCGTGCACGCCCTGCTCCTCTTCGCGGGCGACATTCTCGGCACGTACGGCATCGCGGGGCTCATCCTGACCGCGATCTTCTTCAGCCGGTCGGACACCGTGCTGCGCATCACGATCTGGGTGATCCTCGGTGTCCTCGCGGTCGGCGCCGTCCTCATGCTCGGTACGGCGATCCTCGTCACCGCACTGCTGCCCGACCCCACCGCATTCACTCTCGAGGACGACATCATGGTCTCGAACGCCGACTTCATGAACGGCATCGCCTCGTACGGCATCGCGATGCTCGTCCGCGTCGGCGTCTGGGTGGTATCGGCGCCGGGAGCTGTTTTCGGGTTGACGATCCCCGCGGCGATCCTCCTCGGCATGCTCGCCGGCCGGCACGCGTGGCTCGAAACCTTCTCCAGCAGGATCACGCTGGGAACCGTGGCTCTGTGGGGCATCGTCATCGGTGCCCTCGGAGGCCTCCTCCCCGCCCTCGGATACCTCGGCGCGGTGCCCTTCCTCGAGGGCTCCGAGTGGGGGACGATGGGGATCGCCCAGGTCACCGGGATCGCCGGTGGCGTCGGTTATGCCGCGCTGTTCGGGCTGATCGGTCAACGCCTCCCGACCCCAATGACGGGGATCCCGCGCGCGATCGCCGCCGTCGGCAAGCGCTCCCTCTCCTGCTACCTGTTCCAGTCGCTCATCTTCGCGCCGCTGCTGGCCGCGTGGGGCTTCGGTCTCGGAGCACAGATCAACACCACGGCGGCCTTCGGGATCGCGTTCGGCGTGTGGCTGGTCTCGGTGGTCCTCGCGTCACTGCTCGAGCGCAGGGGCGCACGCGGCCCTGCCGAGGTCCTTTTGCGTCGGCTCACCGCGGGGAAGCGCGGTCCGGCACCCGCTGAGCCTGCCGAACGGCCGGTCGGCTGA